The DNA region TTTTGTTGCAAACTTCCACCAGCGACCACCAGTGGAAACAACCCCCGACTAGGGGTTGTTTTGGGGGCTTCGCAAAACACCCCCCTTCAGACAACCCCCGAGGCACCAGCACATGGCGCTCACAGACCTCAAGGTCCGCACAGCCAAGCCAGCGGAGAAGCAGCAGAAGCTCTATGACGGCGGCGGACTGCTGCTATTGATAACGCCGGCCGGCGGCAAGCGATGGGTTCTCAAGTACCGCGTCGACAGTAAAGAAAAAAGCTTGGCGCTCGGCACGTATCCGGATGTCTCGCTCGCCGAGGCACGCGCTCGCCGCGATAATGCGCGCGAAAAACTCGCCGCAGGTGTCGACCCAAGCGAAGCCAAGAAAGCCGACAAGCGCGCTGCGCAATTGGCCGCCGCCAGTTCGTTCGAAATCGTCGCGCGTGAATGGTTTGACACTCAGCGTGGTGGATGGTCTGAGGTGTACGCAGGCAAGGTCATCAGCTGCCTCGAAGTCGACGTGTTCCCTCGGCTCGGCGCTCGCCCTATCGCGAGCATCGATGCCCCCGAGCTGCTGGCGATCATCCGCACCGTCGAATCTCGCGGCGTTCGCGAGACTGCCAAGCGGGTGCTGCAGCGTTCGCGTGCCGTGTTTCAGTACGGCATCATGACCGGCCGCTGTGCTCGAAACCCGGCCGCCGACATCGACGCGGAAACGGTATTGAAGAAGAGCACCGGCGTACAGCATATGGCGCGAGTGAAAGCGACCGAGATCCCGCGACTCATGCGCGACATCGACGAATATTCCGGCGATCTAGTCACGCGACTCGCGTTGCGGTTCATGGCATTGACGTTCGTGCGAACAAAGGAAATGATCCAGGCCGAATGGCCAGAGATCGATGTCGATGCTGCAGAGTGGCGAGTGCCAGCAGAGCGCATGAAAATGCGCGATCCACACATTGTGCCCCTTTCTCGGCAGGCTCTCGGGGTGCTCGCCCAGCTCCGCGAGATCAACGGCCAGCAACGCTTCGTTTTCTACAGCGTGCAAGGCCGAAGCCACATTTCGAATAACACGATGCTGTACGCCCTGTATCGGATGGGCTACAAGTCACGTATGACTGGGCACGGGTTCCGCGGCCTCGCTGCGACAGCCCTGCGCGAACTGGGATACAGCCGCGACGTCGTCGAGCGTCAGATGGCGCATGCTGAACGCAACCAGGTCACTGCCGCCTACGTTCACGCAGAGTATCTGCCTGAGCGGCGCGAGATGATGCAGCACTGGGCAGATCGTCTCGATGAATTACGTGCGGGTGCAGCAATCCTTTCATTTCCGTCTCTTGCATAGCGAATGCGTGTACAACAACACACTTCCACGCCTAAAGGACTGGTGACATGACAGAAACGACCTTTGCAGAACCGGGTGACGATCTGCCGCCCCACCTATGCCCGCTTTTTATCATGGCCGCTTATCCGTACATGCAAATCGAGGACCGGCAAATCTTTGCGGACGGCCTTGCACGACTCACGAACGCGCTGATTATTGCTGGCACGAAAGGCGAGTTAGCTGTCTTTCACCCAAAGACGCTACTGCCCTACGATGCTCATAACGCAGGGTTTGAGGACGAGCCGAGCCCGGTTACAGCAGACTGGGTCGCACGAATCAATGATGTACTCCATTGGTTCGTAGAGAAGAACATCGAGGCTGCAAAACCACTCGTCGATACGATGGTGGCGCACGTCAAAATCGAGAAACCGATGTCTGTTGATCGGCGCACCCAAATGATGGAAGCGCTAGAGCGCAACGGCGGAAACAAGACAAAGACGGCTACCGAGTTCGGCATCAGCCGTCAGCGCCTCGCCCAGATAATCCAACAGGGATCTGCCCAATCAATTGAGCGCAAGGGCCTTGCGGTTGTGCCGCATGACCCTTTCGGTGTGGCGCCCAAAGCCAAGTAGCACCGTTATTTCTTGCTCCCCCCTAGCCGAAAGGGGGGCTTGCGACCGCCAAATGCACTCCTCTAACAACGCACAAGGAGTGCAATGTATGTCGACGCAACAAAATCGAGCAGACACCCTACCGATTGATGGGTTCTCGCGCTGGAACGACTTGCACAGGTTCGTTCCCTTGAGCCGGGAGAGTGTGCGCCAGCGCGAACTGGCGGGCAGATTTCCGAAACGGCAACACCTCACGAAACGTTGTGCGGTCTGGTCGAATCGAGAGATTCACCGTTGGTTCGCGGATCCGCTGAACTATCGCTCGGAGGGCTGAGCGATGGTGACGACCCCAGAAATGCAAAAGGGCCGCGACTCCGGCAAGAGCGCGACCCAGACGACCCGAGGCAATGATACCGCGCCCTCGGCAGCTGGCACATCCTTTCTCGATATACGCAGATCCGACTCGGAACGTCTGCGCGTGACCGTGAGCGAATACCGCGGCCGCGTACTCGTCGACCTTCGGATCTGGTTCGCCGCTGAACACGGCGAATGGAAGCCGGGCCGTGCCGGCGTCTCGCTGCGTCCTGACCAGGTCGGCGAAGTCATGCAGGCACTTCGCTTGGCTGCGCAAGCGGCGGACCCGGCGGGGATACGCTGATGGCAAATCAAAAGAAATCGATCTTGACGGATAGGGCTTTTGGGCCTATCTTGTGCATCAGCGGCTGCGCTCTCGCGCGGCCCACCACAGCCGAGAGGATCCGACAAATGACGTACCCGTTCAGGGAGGCCTTGGGCCGCCCTATCTCCCATGCGATATACCCCACCGACTCCCAGCGATCTGGAGCAGTTGAAGCAAACCCTGCAGCTCAGCAGTGCGCAGATGGCGGATCTGTTCGGCGTGCAGGGTGGGCGGCAATGGCGGAAGTACACGGGCGGAGAGACTCCGCGCGAAATCAGTCCGCACATTCTGTTCTTCGCGATGGCTCGGCTCGAGCTGGATGCGAAGACGCTCGACCGAATCTTGAATCGAATGCGCGACGTCGGCGCGACGATCGAGTTGGACGGCGAGTAATCGCCGCTGGCGCATTCACTGCCTCCCTCCCGAATGCCCTCACCCGGTCGCCCGATCCGTTCGACCTTATCCCGAGCGCCTGGCGCACCGGTCGGCAAGCAAAACCGACGCTGACCATCAGCCCGGATCTGTTTGCGATTGCCGGCACCCGTGCGGCTGAAAACTGGCTGGCGGCTCGTCCCACTGCGCGCCCGAACCAATGGTGTCGGTCGACGTTCGACAATCTCATCGCCGGCCTCGGCCGCATCCCCTCCTACGCAGATTGCCTCGCGGCTTTCGAACGTGCGTTCAAGCGTCGCATCGAAGCTGCCTCCCGCACCGAACGTAAAACTGCGGAGGTGCGCGCATGAGCTCGTCAATTCTCGAAATTGTCCGCGCATCGCTGCGCGATTCGGCTGGCTTTGAACAGTCCCTTACCGTCAGCCTGAAATTTCCGCTTTTCGTTCGCGCCGGATCTCGGGCAGCTGAGCTTTGGCTCGGGCAGTCCGCGCGGAGCATGGCTGACTTCCGTGATCACCGCTTCGCGAACCTGCTAGGCGCCTCGGCGCCGGCCCCGTCTGATGAGGATCGCCGGACGGCCTTCAATGTCGCATTCGCACGTCGCATTGCTACTGCAATCGTTCACGGTGAGGTGGCCCATGTTTAACGTTGCAGCAATTCATCCGGCAGCACCATTCGCGTCGACGACCCTCCAGCAACTTGAGCAACTCGAAGCGATGTTCCATGCGATCCGCAGCGAGCTGGAGTCGGATTGCTACGCCTATCACCTGGCCAATCTCGGGCAAGAGATCGCGAGCAGCTACGTGGCCGCAATGGATAAGGTCGTTCAGATGGAGGTTCACCATGTCTAAGAGACAACCTGATGCAGCCGGCCTGCTCGCCTTCTTTTGGGACCGCTTCGATGCGACCGCAGCAACTGATGAGGAGCTGGAGTATCTGTCCAGTGCTTCAGGCGAAGTTGCGCACGCGGCGTGGACACTCAGCTCACACATATCAGGGATTGGTGGTCTGATCGAGCGCGACCGTGGCTTCGAAGGTAAACCGCAATGCGGCGAGCTCCAGGATGCCGATCAAGCAGCACTGCTGTATCGCATCGCCAGCGAGCTCGAGGCAATTGGCCATCTCGCCTACATCGGAAGCGAGTCGGATTCTGTGCTCCGCGCTCGGACGGCTGAGAAGCTCGCGGCCGGAAAATCTCGTCGTGTACGGATCCCTGAGCAGTCCTCAACGCTCGAGGTGGTTTGATGAGCGTTAATGTAGAACAAGAACGCATGCGCGCGGCACTGAGCCACGTACCGGCAGACGACCGCGATACGTGGGTTCAGATGGGTATGGCTATCAAGGCCGAGTTCGGCGAAGCCGGGTTCGACTTCTGGGACGACTGGTCGCGTTCTGCCTCGAACTACAGCGAGGCCGATGCGAAATCGGTCTGGAAGTCGTTTCGCTCGGGCGGTATCACGATCGCCAGTCTGTTCAAGCGAGCGATCGAGCATGGCTACCGTGAAAGCGAGCCCATGACCGCGCTGTCGGCCGACGAGCGCGAACGCCGCCGAGTTGAACGTGATCGTGAAGCGGCCGCCGCCGCAGAGATCCACCAACGCACGCAGGCGGCCGCGGCCACCAGGGCACGCAATCTCTGGGAGAAGGCCGGTACCGTTCATGCGGACCACGCCTACGTCCGCGCGAAGCGAATCAAGCCCTACGGAGCGAAGCAACTGCGTGACCAGCTCGTCGTCAAGCTGCAGGACATTGACGGCGAGCACCATTCCGCACAATACATCCAGGCAGATGGTCACAAAACCTTCCAGACCGGTGGCCGAATCAGCGGGTGCTTCGTCGTGGTCAGTGCCGGAGTCAAGCCGAATGGCAAGACACCGCTGCTAATCTGCGAGGGTTACGCGACGGCCTGTTCGCTTCACGAAGCAACGGGTTATCCCGTCGCTGCGGCTATGAATGCCGGTAACCTTCTGAACGTCGCGCGCGCCTGGCGCCAAAAGCATCCTGAGCTGCGTATTGTGCTCTGTGCGGACGACGACGCGGAAACTGCCGGTAATCCGGGCATGAACAAGGCAACCGAGGCAGCGCGCGCGGTCGCTGCATTTCTAGCGGTGCCTGACTTCGGTAAAGACCGCCCCGCACAAGTATCGGATTTCAATGACCTGCACTGCCTCGATGGGCTCGAGGTGGTACGACGCTGCGTCGACGCGGCGACTGCGGCGGTCGACGCCACCGCCCCTAAGAAGCGCCCGGCGCCGACCGTCAACCTCTCCTGCGCGGCCGACATCGTGCCGGAGCCGATTCACTGGCTCTGGCCTGGCTGGCTGCCTGCCGGCAAGCTCTCGATCCTCGCCGGGCAACCTGGGTGCGGAAAAACGACCATTGCCATTTCGCTGTCGTCTGCCATCTCGAACGGCGCAGAGTGGCCGGACGGTGCACGCTGCAAAGCGCCGGGAAACGTTTTGATCTGGACCGGAGAAGACGGGCTCGCCGATACGCTTGTCCCTCGCCTTATGGCAGCCGGCGCTGATCTCAGGCGCGTTTTCTTCGTGGAGTCGATCACGAATGAGGCGGGCGGGCTCCAGCCATTCGATCCAAGCCGCGATGTTCCCATTCTGGCCGAGCGCGTCGAGCAGATCGGCGGTGCGAGCATGCTTGTCGTCGATCCAATCATCAGTGTGGTGAACGGCGACTCTCACAAGTCCGGCGACGTTCGGAAATCGCTTCAGCCGCTGATCGACCTCGGGGCTGCCCACGGGTGCGCAATCCTCGGCATCACGCACTTCTCGAAGGGCTCGAAGGGCTCATCGCCGACCGAGCGCATTCTTGGCTCGCAGGCGTTCGGCGCCGCTGCGCGGATGATTCTGGTCGCCGGCAAGGATGACGCGTCAGACCGCCGGATCTTCGCCAAGTCGAAATGCAATATCGCCGGCGATTCCGGGGGGTTCGAGTATGCGATCGAAACGCTCGACGCTCAGGACGGTCTCGCATCAAGCCGGATCGCATGGGGCGAACCTCTCGACGGCTCGGCGCGCGAGATCCTCCGCGAACTGGAGGCCGATGACCAGGACACCGACGAGCAGAACGAGCGCGAATCGAAGTTCGAGCGTGCACGTTGCATGCTTTACGAATGGCTAACTCCTTTCATGAGCACCAAGGAGATGAAAGCAGCGGCCCAGGCCGAAGGCGTGAGCTGGCGTATGGTGGAAGCTGCCAAGGCCGCCGAGGTGAAGGCCGGCAACAAAATCCGAGCCGTGAAGCATGGCAAGGATTGGGGATGGATTTGGGATAATCACGACGCCAAGTACGGCGATTCAACTCCGCACTCGCAGATCGTCTCAAGTCCGCAAGAAATTCAAGTCCGCAAAGGCGATTGCGGAGTTGAATCCATTATCCAGCAAGGATCAGAAGCCAAGTCCGCAAGTCCGCAGTCGGTTGGCGGGGTTGCCGGCATTGCCCACACATGTCCGCAATCCCCCGTCAACTCCGTACACTCAGGAAATCATTGCGGAGTTGCGGACTTGACGGCAAACCCTTACCCATCAAGGGAGTCAACTCCGCAATCACGTCCGCATCCCGTCTCAGACTGCGGACTTGACGGTGATGTCGCGGCGGCGGCCGAACTGGAGGACGACGTATGAGCATTGTTGCGATTTTGAGCAAAGCCAGATCGCTGGGCATACGTCTGAGCGTCGCGGGAGACGTTGTGAAAATGAAGGGGCCGCCCGATGCGATCGCAGCAATCAAGCCGGAAATCGCTGCGCGCAAGCCGGAGATCATGGCGTACCTGCTCGCCGCTAGGGACGGTTGTCAACAAATCCCGGCTGACTGCATTGGCGCGCTGTGCTCTTCGGATGGCGGCCTGTACTTGCCGTGGATGCCGGTCCTCGGGCCGGAACAGCTGCAATCGATGCAGCGGGAGCTATTCGATGTCGTCGACGAGCTCGCGCGGCTTGAGCGCTGGCCCGACGATGATTACGACATCGTCATCGGGGCTATCGAGCGCCAACCTCCCTCGACGTTGCGCCCGGATCTTGCACACTTCCGTGAGCAGCTTCGGGTTGCTCGAATCCAAGCTGAAGCGAGGCAGACGGCAAGCAGGCGAGCATGGAAGTTCGATCGATGATTGCCATCGGCACACGCTGCGCGAGTCGGCGATGAAAGCGGACCTCGTCAGCTTGACGGCATGGGATCATGAGCGGATGCAGCAGAGCACCGCTCGGTGCAACACACGACCAAAGGGGTAAATGATGATCGATGGCTTAGTAAGCGGGCGCCTCTACGGCGAAGCCCAGATCGGGACAGGACAGAATGGAAAGCGATTCGTGACATGCAAGGTGCGCGCGACTGCTGGCGATGGTGAAACGATGTTCGTCAATGTAATCGCGTTCAACGACGAAGTACAGACCGCGTTGCTCGCCCTCGGAGACACGGATAGCGTATCGCTCTCAGGCGCGCTCACGCCGAAGGTCTGGGCTGACAAGAATGGCGTCGTGAAGCCGGCGCTCGATATGGTTGCTCACGGGCTTTTGACGGCGTACCACGTGCAGCGCAAGCGGAAGGCAGTTCATCCACCAACGTCGGACGGGCACGCGGCGGCCGGCACGGACGATGATCTTTGAGGAGCACATGAACTTCTACAAGCTCAAGGAGGCCGCCACGGCAATCGCTGCGGTGCTCTACCCTGCAAACTCTGGCGAAGAGAGCGAAGGTCCACGGCAAGATGCGGAGCGCAGCTATCTCGCTGCGCTTCAGCACGCTGTCTGCGAAGACGAAATCGTCTATCGGGATCCGGGTAGCAAGCTGCCTATTCATCAAGACGGCATTGCGGCTTTCATGACCTCTCACTGGTGCGTCGTCAGCGTTGCAGATCTCAACGCATGGCTGCAGGCGAAAGGCATCGGCGTTCAGGTGCCATCCGTCTCGAGCGATTCCGACCACATGGATGAATCTGCCGACACGACCCAAGAGGCGGGCGTGGTAGAGCCCGACTGGCCGACGAGCGCTCAATTAGCGGATGCCCTCGGGCCCTATCTGGTTGATGGTCGCGACGGCGAATGGCTGAAGCGACGGTTAAATGATGCGGATCGATATGCCGATCTTCTGAAGTACAGGCGGAAAGAAGGAAGAAGGCCTGTCGCCAGATGGAACGCCGGCGGTGTGACCGTCTACCTGATCGCGTTGAAAGAGTTGACCTGGAAGGGCGCGAAAGCTGCGCTAGAGAAGCACTATCCAGATTCGCTGGGCGTGCTCGACGGTCTTGGGCAGCGTGAGGAGAAGGCGCCAGCCCAATGGTTTCCCACTACGCACGATTAACCGCCGCATTCGCTCATCCCCGCATTACATCCTGCGGTGACCATACGGTCACCGTACGGTCGCACTGGCTGACTACCGTAGCTAAAGTGCTCTCGACATCTCGCGCCCGCATCGCGCTGGCGCCCAGACCGAGAGGACTCTATGGCACGCACCCAACAGCTCACCGCCGCAGTTCAGGCAAAGCCCAATTTGACCATCGACGCAGAGACGATCAGCAATCTGCGCGAACTGCTCGATCAGCGTAAAAAACTCGATGATGCCGTCAACGCAGCTCCGGCGGAAATCAGCTCGCTCGAGGCCGAACTCTCGAGCCTTCGCCAACAAATGGGCGCTCTCGAAGCCGATGTCGTTTTCATCGATGAAACGCAGCTGCCCGCCAAGCAGAAGCAAATCAAGGCGCTGAACGAAGTTCTCGCGGAGAAGGAGCTCGCCGTCCGTCGTAAGAAGGTGCTCCTCGAAACACTTGAGGCCCGTGCGCCGGACCTCGACGAAAAAATCGAAATTGCAATTGGCTTCGTCCGAGTCGAGGCCGGTATCGCATCGCAGTCGCTGCGATCCGACATCGCCGAAGAACTGCGCGGCAAAGTCCATGAGCTGCAACAGATCTACGCGAAAGTTCGGGCACTGAACGGCCTTGTGCGGAACGATCGCACGGCGGATTTCCTGCTGAGTGCGCTTGTTCCCGATCTCGATCACTGCATGCGCGTCATCACGCAGACCGGGACATACGAGCAATCAACCAATCTGTTGGAAATCAGAACCGACGACACCGCGGCGGCCGAGGCGGAGATCTCCGAAGTAATGCGACCAATCACAGAAGTGTTGGCGCTCGCGCGGAATCATCGTCCGTATGTGCCGCTCGCTAAACGCCCGGCTCCGTATGTCCGCAAGGGGGCATGGGATGGCCCTGGAGGTCGCGTCGATCGCCCGGAGGAACCCGAGGAACCGCCGGTGCGTATGAAAACGATCGACGAGGCCCTCGCCGAGCCGTACGAAATCAAGGGCGATTCCAGCGGCTTCCGGACGTGGAAGCAAGCTCAAGAAATGAACATGACTGCGGCGATCACCGACGCGCAGCAGTCTGCCGAGCAGTAAGGATCAAGCAATGAACAGGGGAACTTCAAATTCGATCTCTGCGATAACCGGAGTGAGTATGCAGGCAACTTCCACGAGCTCGACATGAGCCGCTACGAGTAACGCGGGGGCGGTTAACCATGGCGAGCAAAATTTCGATCGCGATTACCGCGAATAACCAGGCATCCGGCCCGATCGGGAAGGTCCAGAACAGTCTGGCAAAGCTCCAGGCGCAAGCAAGTAAGGGTGGTCTCAGCAATATCGGGCGCTCGATTTCGCTCGGGTTCTCCTCGAACAGTGGCGCGATCTCCGAGATCGCGAGCTTTGTCGGCAAGGCTGGAATCATCGGTGGCGTGACAGCGCTGACGATGAAAATTGCACAGATGGAGTCGCAATGGGCGTCGTCGGTGCGCTCGATGAATAACCTCGGGATTCGAACTGGGTTGCCGACGACGACCGCCTACGGCGTGCAGTACGCCGGGCGCCTGGCTGGGTTGTCGCCCGAGCAGGCGAATTCAGGAATCGAGCAAGTTCGGCAGTCGTACAGTGACGCGCTCAACAACCGTAACCCGGAGGCGCTCAAGCGTTTCCAGGCGGCCGGCATCTCGACGAATCCGGCGCGTCTCGACTCCATCGAGACCGTGCTGACGAAGCTTGCGGCCTACTCGGAAACGCTGAGAAAGCAGGGCAAGTATGGAGGTGCGCAGAACTTCCTCAATGCTGCCGGAGCCGGGTCGCTGATCGATTTCCTGAATCGCGGGCCCAGGCAGGTTGCGGCAGATCTGCAGGCTGCGAAAGCCTACGTTCCGACGGAGCAGGATATTCAGCGCGCCCGCGAATATGCGGACGCATCGGCAAAGCTGAGCATCACCTATGACCGTCTGAAGACGACGGTTCTGAGCGACCTCGAACCTGCTCTCAATTCGGTCCTCAACGGAATTCAGTTTTTCTTCGATGCGTCGAGCGGCCGCGGTCGTCCGCAGGCGCAGCCGAACGGATCGGGTGGTACCGAACAGCGCATCTGGGACGGGTTCGAGCGCTTCGGGAATTCGCTCCGCGGCCGTGGGCCGTACACGATGTCCCAGCTGAACACGAAGACATCCGTCGGCAATGGTGCGCAGCTCGAGCAGGCGCGCTCGATAGTCGAGTGGTACATGAATCACGGAACCGACCGCGCATTTGCAATCGGCATGGCGGCGAATGCGTTCGGCGAAAGCCGCTTCAACGACCGCGAGACAAATGCAACTGGGCACGTCGGCTATTTTCAGTGGAGTCGCGACCGGCAGCGAATCTACGAGCAGACATTCGGGAGACCGCTCGCTCTGGCGCGGCCCGAAGAGCAGATGAGGTACTCGCTCTGGGAAATGCAAAACACTGAATCGAGAGCCGGAAAGGCTCTTATGTCGACAAAGGACGCCGGCACCGCGGCAGCACTCATTTCGTCTCTGTATGAACGCCACGGCAATCCTGCGGAAGACGCTCATCGTGCGTCAATCGCTCGCGGGCTTGACGCTGAACTGGGACCGGCGGTCGGGGAGCCGGGGAAGGTGCGCATCGAGATCGTGCACAAGAACCCGCCCGCCGGCACGAGCGCGAACGTGACTTCGTCTCCGAACGTTGAGACGGAGATGAAGACCGACCGACAACAAGCGCCGCTTGGCGACCAGTACGCATATTCGCCGGGCAACTTCTAAACACATGCTCGCCCCAGCCGGCGGTGGGTAAAAACACCGGCAACTGCTGACGTTCATGGAAGCGGGCACCCTTCCGGGCCTTTCGGCCGGCCAACCCCGCGGCGGGCGGCAGTACTTCACTTAACGTGCCCTGAGATTTGGAGGTTCAATGACGACGGGTGTTGGCAAACAGCTCAAAGATTTCGGCCCGGCGGCGGCCGCATCGGATTCCGACATCTTCTTCTCGGCGCAGTCCGGGGTTGAGAAGAAAATGACCGCTGTGCAGTTGGCGGCGTACATGCAGGCCAAGGTCATTCAGAACAAGAACGTCGAGACGTTCATTTCGGGGAACGGGGTGACCCCCGGGACGTTCCTTCCTGGTGGATCCTCGATCACCCTTGCGAACAATTACGGGTCGATCAACAACATTGATGTCTTCGCCGACGGGGCGCCGCAGCTCGACTGTGCGCTAACCGGGAATGTGCTCGGCTTTCCGAATGGAGGCATCCCGAACGTTTCGAAGATCACCGTCAAGGGCGCGCTGACGGTGCCTGTTGGTGCTATCGGCACCGGCGCAGTGGGTGATGCGCAGCTCGCAAACGGATCGCGCATCTTCTACATCAACAAGAACACGCAACTTACGCCGGACTACTACGAGTGCGTTGCGGATTGGAACGGTGTGACCGGGAGCGATAACACGCTGAATTTTCAGCGGCTCGTCAATGACATTGCTGCGATCGGGGGCGGCGAGATCGACCTCGGTAACAACGGCTTTTTCGCATTCAAGAATTTGATTGTCCCGGACGGAGTGCGCATCTACGGCCGAGGTCGATATAGGTCCGGCCTGGTCACGACGAACGTGTCCGGCAGCGGCACCGCGAATGGCGGCGTCATCCAGTTGGGCAATTCGTCGATGCTCCGAGGGCTTTCGCTAACGGCCGCGACACCTATGACCGGCGGCATCCTGGTACTCCTGCTCGGCAATCTGGCGGAGGTCAGCGATTACCAGATGACGAACTACTACACCGGCGTACAGGCCGGGAGCGCAGCACTGGAGGTGATCAATGCCCGCGTGGCGGAGGGCAACATGTTCTCCCCCTCGCTGGTATCGGGCGGCAATGCAATCATCGGCGCGAACTTCGGCAATCTCGTCGTAGAGGGTGTCGTCGGTAGCGGCCCAGCCAGTGGGCCGCAGCCGTATTCGGGCCTTCGATTGCTGAATGGCGACACTGCCTTCGTCAAGGCGGTCAACATGACCCGCCATGGCGCGGGCCTGCTGATGAATCCCTCCCCCGTCCAGAATTTGTATTCCTGCGTTTTCTCCGACAGCGATTTCGATAGTGCAGTCGGTCAATCGTCCGCGCAGATCGCTCCGCTTGGCGGGGCAGTCTGGGGTGCCAAGTTCAACAACGTCTGGTTCGGACTGTCGACTCAGGACGGGCTGCTGATCTCTGGCGCCGGCGGAGGCACCGTCGACGGCGTAGGGCTCTCGAACTGTGAATTTCCCGGTAATGGCGGATGCGGCCTGAATGTCTCGGGAGCCAACGTTTCCAACGTGATCGTCAACGGCGGATGGGCTGCAGGGAATTCCCAGGACGGCTACCGCTTCACGAATGGAACGTCGAAGTTCCAGTTGAACGGTGTTACGGGAGGTCCCTGCTCGGGTCGCGGCCCCAACGGTGGCTATGGATGCCAGGTCGTGACCGGTGCCAGTAACGCATACGCGATCGCCAATAGCCTTTTCGCTGGCAACTCCACCGGATCGCTGCTCGACAACGGAACAGGCAGTTCTAAGTCCGTCAACAACAACCTTCTTTCGTGACTCTCACCATGAAACGTCTCCTCATCGCGCTCATCGCTAGCGCAATCTCGATCGCGTCTGGCGCAGCGACGTACGTTCCAGTCACTCTGCTGAATCCGGCCGGATCGACGACAGGACAGGCCATCATTTCGAACGGCCCGTCGAGTGGGCCGGCCTGGTCCTCGATCGTCGATTCGGTCGTTGCAGGCTCCGGAGTCGCTG from Burkholderia ambifaria AMMD includes:
- a CDS encoding AAA family ATPase, with the protein product MSVNVEQERMRAALSHVPADDRDTWVQMGMAIKAEFGEAGFDFWDDWSRSASNYSEADAKSVWKSFRSGGITIASLFKRAIEHGYRESEPMTALSADERERRRVERDREAAAAAEIHQRTQAAAATRARNLWEKAGTVHADHAYVRAKRIKPYGAKQLRDQLVVKLQDIDGEHHSAQYIQADGHKTFQTGGRISGCFVVVSAGVKPNGKTPLLICEGYATACSLHEATGYPVAAAMNAGNLLNVARAWRQKHPELRIVLCADDDAETAGNPGMNKATEAARAVAAFLAVPDFGKDRPAQVSDFNDLHCLDGLEVVRRCVDAATAAVDATAPKKRPAPTVNLSCAADIVPEPIHWLWPGWLPAGKLSILAGQPGCGKTTIAISLSSAISNGAEWPDGARCKAPGNVLIWTGEDGLADTLVPRLMAAGADLRRVFFVESITNEAGGLQPFDPSRDVPILAERVEQIGGASMLVVDPIISVVNGDSHKSGDVRKSLQPLIDLGAAHGCAILGITHFSKGSKGSSPTERILGSQAFGAAARMILVAGKDDASDRRIFAKSKCNIAGDSGGFEYAIETLDAQDGLASSRIAWGEPLDGSAREILRELEADDQDTDEQNERESKFERARCMLYEWLTPFMSTKEMKAAAQAEGVSWRMVEAAKAAEVKAGNKIRAVKHGKDWGWIWDNHDAKYGDSTPHSQIVSSPQEIQVRKGDCGVESIIQQGSEAKSASPQSVGGVAGIAHTCPQSPVNSVHSGNHCGVADLTANPYPSRESTPQSRPHPVSDCGLDGDVAAAAELEDDV
- a CDS encoding single-stranded DNA-binding protein yields the protein MIDGLVSGRLYGEAQIGTGQNGKRFVTCKVRATAGDGETMFVNVIAFNDEVQTALLALGDTDSVSLSGALTPKVWADKNGVVKPALDMVAHGLLTAYHVQRKRKAVHPPTSDGHAAAGTDDDL
- a CDS encoding phage tail tip lysozyme, which translates into the protein MASKISIAITANNQASGPIGKVQNSLAKLQAQASKGGLSNIGRSISLGFSSNSGAISEIASFVGKAGIIGGVTALTMKIAQMESQWASSVRSMNNLGIRTGLPTTTAYGVQYAGRLAGLSPEQANSGIEQVRQSYSDALNNRNPEALKRFQAAGISTNPARLDSIETVLTKLAAYSETLRKQGKYGGAQNFLNAAGAGSLIDFLNRGPRQVAADLQAAKAYVPTEQDIQRAREYADASAKLSITYDRLKTTVLSDLEPALNSVLNGIQFFFDASSGRGRPQAQPNGSGGTEQRIWDGFERFGNSLRGRGPYTMSQLNTKTSVGNGAQLEQARSIVEWYMNHGTDRAFAIGMAANAFGESRFNDRETNATGHVGYFQWSRDRQRIYEQTFGRPLALARPEEQMRYSLWEMQNTESRAGKALMSTKDAGTAAALISSLYERHGNPAEDAHRASIARGLDAELGPAVGEPGKVRIEIVHKNPPAGTSANVTSSPNVETEMKTDRQQAPLGDQYAYSPGNF
- a CDS encoding tyrosine-type recombinase/integrase; this translates as MALTDLKVRTAKPAEKQQKLYDGGGLLLLITPAGGKRWVLKYRVDSKEKSLALGTYPDVSLAEARARRDNAREKLAAGVDPSEAKKADKRAAQLAAASSFEIVAREWFDTQRGGWSEVYAGKVISCLEVDVFPRLGARPIASIDAPELLAIIRTVESRGVRETAKRVLQRSRAVFQYGIMTGRCARNPAADIDAETVLKKSTGVQHMARVKATEIPRLMRDIDEYSGDLVTRLALRFMALTFVRTKEMIQAEWPEIDVDAAEWRVPAERMKMRDPHIVPLSRQALGVLAQLREINGQQRFVFYSVQGRSHISNNTMLYALYRMGYKSRMTGHGFRGLAATALRELGYSRDVVERQMAHAERNQVTAAYVHAEYLPERREMMQHWADRLDELRAGAAILSFPSLA
- a CDS encoding helix-turn-helix domain-containing protein; its protein translation is MTETTFAEPGDDLPPHLCPLFIMAAYPYMQIEDRQIFADGLARLTNALIIAGTKGELAVFHPKTLLPYDAHNAGFEDEPSPVTADWVARINDVLHWFVEKNIEAAKPLVDTMVAHVKIEKPMSVDRRTQMMEALERNGGNKTKTATEFGISRQRLAQIIQQGSAQSIERKGLAVVPHDPFGVAPKAK
- a CDS encoding transcriptional coactivator p15/PC4 family protein — encoded protein: MVTTPEMQKGRDSGKSATQTTRGNDTAPSAAGTSFLDIRRSDSERLRVTVSEYRGRVLVDLRIWFAAEHGEWKPGRAGVSLRPDQVGEVMQALRLAAQAADPAGIR
- a CDS encoding helix-turn-helix transcriptional regulator; the encoded protein is MSTQQNRADTLPIDGFSRWNDLHRFVPLSRESVRQRELAGRFPKRQHLTKRCAVWSNREIHRWFADPLNYRSEG